The DNA segment CTGGCGGAGGACCTCCCCGCGGGCATGAGCCTGGGCGAAGTACTACCTTCACCGTTGATCCGCTCCCACGGCCAGTTCCGCTTCCAGATCACCCTCCGCTGCCGCCGCGCGCGCACCCTCACGCGCCACGTCCAGGCCGTCCTCGCTAGGACCACCCTGCCGGAGGACGTCATCGTCACCTTCGACATGGATGCGCTGAATTTTTCGTAAGGAGGGAGGACATTGAGGCAGAGCCGCCATGTCCGCTTCGCTCCCATTCCTGTCCTCCGGCTGCAACGGGAACCCATAGGAAAGGCATCCCGGGATAGATCCACCTGTCCCTTTATTCGCCAATGCCGCCGAGGGACAGGAGTGTCCCTCCTCCTTACTCTCCAGCTCCGGCTGTTCCCAGTAAGGAGGGTGGACACTCTTGTCCACCGGCTGGAACGGGAACACAAAGCACATGCCGGATTCAATGATCAGGCATTCTCCGCCAAAAGCCGATGCTTCTCTGGGAGTCCCCTTCAACGCGGCAGCGTCATGGAGTGCGGCAGCCCTCTGCCGCTATCAGTAGCAGGCGTGACTCCCCCCGAAATGAAGAGGTACTTCGCATCCCCCGTGGTGCCCATCATTTCTCCTTCGGTGTGGTCCTCCGCCAAAGCGGCAGAAGACTGCCGCACTCCATGACGCTGCCGCGTCCGGTGTGGATCCCATCCGTGCGACAGACCGTGGCGTGATTCAGCTCACTGGAGCGGACCTTCGGTGATCTCGAAGCACAAGTCGGTGGTGACACCTTGTTCACGGAGGCGCCTGACAACAACGGAGACGTGATGATAGCCTCTCCGTTGATAGAATTTTTCCAGCCGGGTGATAGCCTTAAAGGTATCCGTCTCGCTTTCGGGTACTCCTTTCAATCCGCTGGCCCTAATCAACATCAGGTCGCTGAATGCATGGTTGCCCGAGAAGCCCAATGGACTGCCCAGCGGCGGGGGAGTGGTAACGTTGAACCGGAGAGTCACTTCATCATCGCCTGAAGGTTCCGCTCGGATTTGGACATCATCGACCAGACCGGTGTAGAACAAACGCCGGATGTCCTCATCCACGAGATTGGCAGAGTATATGGCACCCGATTTGGCCTCAATGAACTGCCGCAGGCGACTTTCATCCACAGTCTTCGCGCCTTCATAGACGACATCCAACCGGCTGATCTTCCTACCCTCCAGATTCACCGGGGGAGCGGCGCAGGAAGCCAGAGCCGCGATGATTGGAATCAGCAGGAAGCGTGGCGGAAGCTTCATTGGAGTAGGGACGAAGCCGAGGAAGTCAGAGGTTTTTGGAGGAAGACGGCGACCAACGATCACCACCCGTTCTAATCCTTCGCCGATTTCGGATCGAGCGCGTCGCGCAGCCCGTCACCCAGGAAATTCAGCGAGAACAGCGTGGTGGCGAAGAAGAGGGTGGGGAAGAACAGCAGCCACGGGTTTGAAATCATCCGGTTCGCGCCTTCGTCGATGAGGATGCCCCAGGAGCTGTGCGGAGGTTTCACCCCCATGGTCAGGAAAGACATCGTCGCCTCCAGCAGCATCACGCTGGGGATGGTGAGCGTGGTGTAGACGATGATCGGCCCCAGCGTGTTCGGCAGGATGTGGCGGAACAGGATGCGCACCGGCCCCAGGCCCAGCGAGCGGGCCGCTTCCACATACTCCTGCTTCGCCACGCTCTGGACCTGCGCGCGGACGATGCGGGAAACGGTGAGCCAGGACAGCGTGCCGATCGCGATGAACAGCGGCACCAGCGTGGTGATCGGCTCCACCTTCGAGCGGATCCGGTTGACGTCGGAGGTCGTCGCGTCGCTGCCGCTGATCAGATCGACGATCCATTCCGTCAGGTCCGCGGTCATCGGTTCCAGGGTCTTGCCCAGCAGGATGACGATGATGAGGAAAGGCAGTGCGTAGAGGATATCCACGATGCGCATCATCAGCGCGTCGATCTTGCCGCCCGCGTAG comes from the Luteolibacter sp. SL250 genome and includes:
- a CDS encoding POTRA domain-containing protein, which codes for MKLPPRFLLIPIIAALASCAAPPVNLEGRKISRLDVVYEGAKTVDESRLRQFIEAKSGAIYSANLVDEDIRRLFYTGLVDDVQIRAEPSGDDEVTLRFNVTTPPPLGSPLGFSGNHAFSDLMLIRASGLKGVPESETDTFKAITRLEKFYQRRGYHHVSVVVRRLREQGVTTDLCFEITEGPLQ
- a CDS encoding ABC transporter permease; translated protein: MSGTDFEKSQSLWKDAFHRLQRNRAAMVSAVLLLLIIGACILLPAIKDLLQDPNAQNLPNKNLPPSGAHWFGTDHLGRDILSRVLYGGRISIAVGLITTLVSVSIGVCWGATAGYAGGKIDALMMRIVDILYALPFLIIVILLGKTLEPMTADLTEWIVDLISGSDATTSDVNRIRSKVEPITTLVPLFIAIGTLSWLTVSRIVRAQVQSVAKQEYVEAARSLGLGPVRILFRHILPNTLGPIIVYTTLTIPSVMLLEATMSFLTMGVKPPHSSWGILIDEGANRMISNPWLLFFPTLFFATTLFSLNFLGDGLRDALDPKSAKD